A region of the Culex quinquefasciatus strain JHB chromosome 1, VPISU_Cqui_1.0_pri_paternal, whole genome shotgun sequence genome:
CTACTTCAAATGTGTAACCAAAAAAGGTGTGAATgccaaagcgtgttctagcgtgttgctcgtactgactcagagcaatgGTGAGATGTAGGTGCAAAAGAAACACAATCAAGAAAAGTAGAGATtcttggggggggggggatttaaATAAACCCttccagggtggccactcaagtcaggaaatcaggaaactcgagaattcgccaaaatccacaaaaaatcGGGAAACAGTCtggaattggtgatttttttgtcaaaaagttgggaaaagtcgggaattccagGCCTACttgtatgaaaattattttctaactCTCGaataattttgtcatattttgtacaaatttaaaattaaactcaTTCAATTTTTCTTCAGTTACTTACTTAAAGTTACTTACTTAAATCTATTACAGAATGAAAAGGCTAtttaaatcattgaaaatcCTGATAAAtattgaatgcatttgtcacagattttcataatattttttttatgaatcaacagatttttactaatttttgtttatcaaacaaaatctatttataacaaaaaaaaaacaaatttaactaaaaacaGTAACAAAGTGAATAAAAAACTAATGGAAAAATAGAACCTAATTTTAAAGATTATGACCAGCGTAAAAGATTCCAACTAGATTTTGGCAATGGGAAAATTTTTATTCAgtcatttcaaatatattttcccAAATGCgtatcttgaacttttttgtgagtatgggtaaattactgATTAAGCTAGATCTTTAATTTTCGGAATCCTTAAATATCGTATAAAATCCAATCGTTGTgcgttttgaatttaaaaaaaaagatttttttaaggtttatgaaaaatgaaaaaaaaatattgaaaaaaagtaaacaaaagaaattttgagttaggttattgcaaatatgtttaaagAGTTTGTATCTTCGAACATTTCGCATAAAGTAAGTTGTAAAACATAAAATCTtatcaaattgaatttttcattgaaaaaaaaaatataaaacagttaaatactgacaacTGGATACATgagcataaatttaaaaaaaaacctatatcaaaatctacaaaattttaaacggaactattttttttaaagcgatcccagatattttttaaaattctttgaaatcatTATGTTTGTTGTTGAGATTTTTTGTACGAAAATTGtaaatagtttgtttttttttctaatttgtttgGATTGTTTTCGATGGTTgatattaactttaaaaaaaaaaagagtttttgtttaaaatcattatttatataagaaatgcctattttttgattttatgaaaaagtcggaaatttgaaaatgggatttgagtggtaaCCCTGCCCTTCCCACTCATTAAAATCGGctagaaattctttcaatttttgtttgacgAAAGTTCAAATGCAATCAGCTAaaaccaatttaaaatgcaatccCCTGCGCTTGAATAATTTGTGTATGTGAGGGTCAAaaccataaaaatatttacatcgaTTTTAAGttcctaaaatctaaaattttcaaattataaaattccttCTGACTataaaaaattctgattttttaaaagattaggaatttaattttttttagaatttttgaattttttagttgttaatttatggtttgttttatttaaaattgtaaatttcattaataatttttttcacatctgatttttttttgtttttggaatttctaaataaaatttgtttcaaattcaaaGATTGTATCCTGCTCACTCCTAATGTAAACGTCCACTGACTCTTcgtttacaaactcacatttgtccaaaacattgatttgctagaatttagattttttaaattttaaaattttagaatttatttttttcatttctgaatttttaatttttgaataattggaTTATCAATATTTAACTCTTGTTatatgtttatcttttttttcatttttgaatattttattttgcatttatctggtttagttcattttagtttttgatataATTTGGTTACCTCCTATCATTTGACTACGCGGAAGTATCTTGACGCGTCGTGCTAGTGGCCGAAGAATAAATCCGTTTTCAAGTGAAAAATAACtcgattttgctttaaaattgcaCGTATCGATTCGTTTTTGATTGTGCAATTCGAGGAACATGAAGTGTCGCGATTTATCAGTGACTTAATGTTGATTATTTGGTTTCAAAATCGATGACCTGTTTTTGCCGGAGGCCGGCCATATTGGACTTAAGCATTTTGATGCTGTGCGAaaagagagtgagagagagtgAAAAGAATCGAGCCGATTACACCGCAGTTGCACCGTTTTTGTATGTTCATGGGACGAATTTATGTGTGTGTTTCCCGGTTTGCTTTGGCTAACACAGAGCAGTTCTGGTAAGAATTTGAAACATGCTAGTCGTGAAGAAAGCTGAGCAACATGCAGCATTGCCAAGCCTTTCGTCGTGGTCGTAGTAGTTGTGACGTAGATTGTAAGTGAGCTGCAGCAGGGCAGAGCGGCTTAGACGTCGCTGCCAGAGAAGAGCCACAACATAAATGAGCGTGAGAGAGAATTCACGTGCACGTGCTTGCTTCGATATCCTCGCCTCGCTAAGTGGGGAAGTTGACGAGCGGCGTAATGGTATTCGTGTGCGAATACTGACAGCAGCTCTCGCGGAGTTCACCAGCTTGACTTTGACAGTCGATCTTTGAAAGGAACCTTGCAAGATGCAGAGAGGGTCAAAGGGCATCACACTTGAGGTAAGCTCTTTCTGTTTTCAGGTAAGTGTGAGCGCACACTCAACTGTACATATTAAAAGGTATGTTGGcattgtatttattttattttttaatctgatttGATCTGATTCTAAGCATTACTTTCTTGCTCTATACTGTCTAAGAAATTTTTCTAGAATGTTTGATTGTATTTATAATTTATACTCATCTATGTTTACCTACCCAcagtgagcgagttgtggcgctataaccacggcaaaaagGGCCAGGGCACCTgtggaaatacagtgtcccatcctcgagggtcccggggcaccaaaacttcttagcgtggtgctcccaacgattcatTGCTTTAATAaccaggaacgtgagcgggggatccccacgtttcttcctcccctgtagattcattaaatgttttgttgtttgaacattcgtgctcaaacgcAATACATTTTagcgaatcatctttgcggttaactttacgcagttggcctggccgcttcgacgtttgtgatgtttcaatgcattctaatgcaatggcgcactgcaaacgttgataatgacaagaagatgctaggcgtcaatcaacctaaggcattctccaggatgccctcgaaagactggctgcgatagggttagattagattagattagattagattagaatttgGTTACCTCctatcatttatttatttatttttagtgtTTCGATATTATAcagttactttttcaattttttgcctgttttccttggccaaaataacaaGACACGTTGTTTGGCGATTAACGAAGACtttcatcattgtcatgatttttccttcaaagatataaattttgcgtcgctttcaatattttgacaaaattccttcaacaagttgtttaaaatagtgccatatacatgctgattccttttggtaacgattatcccattccttgtaaagttatggaaatcgtcattaatcaatgattgccaactaggacgtcaatggctgtgccacaaaattatataaattttgaagcacaattgattcagatcaaaaattccttcagtggcttcaagaaggcaacaacctgcacatgctgattcctttttggtgctgaaattggttaaattgaatttaatacacaattttttatagtgatgattaattttcttcgaaaatgatcaacggcttcaccttaaagtgCTCCTATCTGAAAGAGGTTGGCTCTGGAATGGCTGAACTAATTTTAGAGCgccacatttcaaaacaaatgttatTAGTTggacttttaaggaaaaatatgttgtggaaaaaaaactggctgaatatttgaaaagatcctatcaaattttaatttgttgataTGAAGGTCTCGGGGCCAAAGTGCTCATatctgaaatatttaaaaattgcgcatatccatagggggatggcgtcgctatttttagaccacattttccactttttctcatcgaaaccaactactttatcgacttcattttgctgggcgagataggacgccgtctatttttagacgatgactcagcacttttacactcttgcacctcaaaaaaccaggtggcagcacgatgtaacgccacgtccctattaacAGGATTcggagaaatgattttttgaacatgaaaaaactgtgtttttcgacgcgccgagcgcaaaaacaggaaaatgacgaaagcgagaaaaaacaactttgttcactaaaatttaTATAACTTATTACTAACAAGAAATTCTTGTgcaaaaatttgagccaaatcagagCACTTTTTACTTGTAACCTTCATATTTGACGTAAAATCACTGCGAACATGGCCGCAAATGTCCGATACGCTAACGGAAATCGGAATCGCAGCAACCTGCGAAATTGAACCATTTCATCGGCGCTTGCTTCGATGCGTGGTGGGAAAAACTTAACcccaaaaaaagcaaacatgCAAAATGGCGCTCCAACAACAACTCCGTCATTAGCGAAACAACTTTTGCGTGACATTCTGTGCTTTTTTCCAAGACTTTAAtgttggaatgttttttttttttgcgtggagACCGACCGAAGGTCGTCGGCTGCTAATTTGAATTAGAATATTGTACACTACCACACCGCTGCTTAATTATATACCTTTTCGTAGTGCCATGACTCTATCACGCGCGGACAGGTGGAGAGCGGTTtgatgtttttgctgttttcaacttaaaatattttaatgcgaAGTGCATGCAAATTTTATTGCGCTCCATCGACATTATTGGCTTgtttatgttttagaagactgTACTACTTGTGTTGTGCCCGCATAAATCATCCACCCAGAAGGTCCCTTGAGACGACACGGTCTCGACGAAGCTACAGTCTAATTTGCAGTTTTAAAACAAGCAACTCTGGGCCTGGCCTTATACGGAGAACCGGAACCGGCTTCAAACGCCACTATTATTAAGCAAATTACTCCGTAGGGAGCAGCGATCTGTGCTTAGATAGTTTGAacgtttgttttcattttcaaacctatttttttttcagaaaaaaaatcagaaaaagtaACAATCCAAGTGACCACTGCTTCAAAGGACACACAATTTCCGCGCTAAAGCTCATGCAGAACATTTGCCCTGCGTGTTTTATGTCAGCGCCTGCTGTGACCGCGACGGACCCGAGTTGGCGTTGAGCAAGTTGGTGTGGTGCATTGCGGAAACGGAAGGCAGGCAGCCAAACGAAGgaaagaacgaaaaaaaaaagttatgtttgGACCAAAGTGGACAACCACCTCCTTTGTTTTCAGAATCCCTGCGGTGggagttaaaatttaaatattattaccgTTGCATGCTGGCGGTCTCTTTTCTAAAATCGGCAATTTATGTGTATTATTAATAGGGTTCGTgaggaaaaaattaaatgtttaaattcgaATTCTAAAACGAACCTTCACATTTCCCTACAACCATATCGatgagacgaaaaaaaaaaaatgtcttgaaaGCGATCCAATTGCATTTTGGCGCAAACGCAACTCTCAAGTTGGCGTGATACCGAATACGAGCGCGAATGTGTGATCTTTCGATGATGAACCaattttaagctaaaattatgaGTGTGGTCTGACTGCCGTAGTAAAGAGCAGACGAGGCCTAATTATTTGCCACTTGTCACTGTCGGAGTCTCGCCGCGGAGTCCAACGACgatgattcgatttttttttatttgctataTGTTGTCAATTAAGTATAGCTCGTGTGTGGTTGTGCGACAACTTTAAGTGACAAACGAGGACAACTGTTTTAATTTTGATGGTGGGATCGAGTGGTTTTCGATTGGGAAacgaacaaacttttttttttgcttttttgtaaattttttaaactcgtGAAAAGACACGctatcaaaattttcgaatttgcaCTTTTTTACCATCCTTATTCTGCaatttttaattctatttttttgtatttttaaaactggctcaaactttttggttTGCTTTCCGTTTGCCCAAATAAGCTAATTTGCATCAGCATCACCAGTTTGTCCATATCGCTTTTCATACAAATCGgacagctttccatacaaaaatacattgtaaaaattctaaaatctgtatttgttgAGAGAAATGtttgatagatttggtgtcttcggcaaagtttttaaGATTGAGGTTAGGATTACATCGGAAAAAATGAATagctgatttttaaaatcattttttggcgctaaatatttatttccaaaaaaactaattttattttttatttgttttgtcttttcCATCATTTAAGAAAATTCCagaaaatgctaaattttgctttgaaaatatagtgaggccgttgcaaatgttttttgaagttttgtcctcggctctggccaaagtcgagggggctGGACATAAACTTATTATTTGCAATGGTctgatttttcattgaaaaaaaaataaaaagtccaaacatttttaattccttttcattgtaaaatcaaatttcagtCAAAAATAGGtagtttgatgaaatttttattattttggtaagtttgatcattttggtcattggaAATTTTGGGGTATTAGGTCATTTTAGTTATTCTGTCATTTTAgccttttgatcattttggtcattttgtcatttatgttattttagtattttttgtcatttagatcattttcgtcattttgtcattcaggtcatttttgtcattttggtaatttttgttattttggtcattttgatcattaaagtaatttttgtcattttgatcattttatcaTATTGGacatatttgtaatttttggtcatttgatcattttggccatttgatcattttggccattttggtattttttgttattttggtaatttaggtCATTAtagttattttgataatttttgtcattttggaattttttgtcattcaggtcatttgggtcattttgtcattttaggcatttaggtaattttggatttttttttgtcattttggtcattttggtaattttgatcatttttgtcatttttgttattttggtcatttaagtcatttttgtcatattggtaattttgatcattttcgttattttggtcatttttgtcattttggtaatttttgttattttgataattttgatcatttttatcgtttaagTCATTCttgtcatttgggtcattttatcAGTTTggccatatttttaattttggtcatttgatcattttgccatttcagtatttttttgacatttttgtcattcaggtcattttggtaattttggaaatttttgtcattttggtcatataggtaaatttttgtcattcaggtcattttgtcattttaggcATTTacgtaattttggaattttttgtcattttggtcattttggttattttgatcattttgaccattttggtcatttttgtaatttttgtcattgagCTAATTTTGGTAATgtttgtcattttgatcattacaaaaaaaatcttttttttttcttacttttaatacaaaattcgagttctgcaaccccatttcagtcaaatttaaGTTATTAGCTCAattagctcgacaatcaaaaataagacgacaataaaatcaaaatttcgtgattcgtgaagtgaagtgatttttttccaaggccTCCGGAAAATTTAATCTGGACTGCACACAGTAATAAactgtttgaattttgaatgtgTATTTAAAATGTGAAGGTTTAATTTTTCGTCTTTTATGATCaaaccaaaatcaaataaaaccatTCACTTGAACGACCTTTTGTGGCCtcgattgcaagtttctgctggAACCAacgagtccgaaggcttgaatggggagtgCGCCCAGGGTTCAaactgacaacctttggatctcttttatgatgtaatattttaattggaaatgtggtaaatttacacttttttcaaagaaaaattacaacaaaaatcTGGGATAAATTACATCTCCAGATGTAACATTGCCCTGATTTTTGCTAtaatacatttttgattttttttttttttgttagagggacaaaaaagttataattttatattttttaaataaattggcgTAAACATTGCAGATTTTCACATCAATTCTATAACGAaacacttttctaaaaaaatctacacaattaaaaaatattaaaaaaaatctacacatTTCCCTCGAACACTTACCGTCACATCCCGGCACCGCTCGCACTCGCACAGAAAGTGCTTCGAGAACCACAGGTGAATGATCCTGTGCTGCGTTCCCCACAGCACCTTGGAGTAGTTGTTGAAGATCTGTTCGCCCTTCCGGATTGGGCGCGACGCGTGACACCACATGACCTGGTTCTCGTCAAACACGTACCGCACGTTCGCCAAGCAGTGATGGTTCATGAGCGCACCGAGGATGTACAGGCCCCGCAGGATGATCTCGTGATCGTTGTTTTCCTCGTCCTGCACGATCCGGAACGTTTCGAAGGCGTTCGTGTTGAGCACGTTGACGATGCGGCGCAGAAAGGTGAGGTTGGCGCTGCCCTCGGGGAGGTTGGCGAAGATTTGATCTTTGAGCAGACGATCGATCTCGGTGATCATGTCCTTGCGGGGTGCGTGACCTTCCATGTTGAACACGATGCGGGACTCGAGGTCGTTTAGGAGCATTGCGCGGATGGAGGTGAGGGCGTACAGGATGGTTTTGCAGTAGCGTTTTTGGTCTTTGGGTTGCCACGAAGTGATGACGGTGCATTCGGCCGTGTGGGGGGTTTCCGGGGCGGCACTCCGGTCACAGTCGGCACAGATTGGCAGCCGGCAGCCGCCGGAACAGAGCGTTAGGCGTTTCTGGATGCGACAACAGCTGGCGCAGAATATCACGTCGTAGTTGTTGACGCGAGGTCCCACGAGGATTGGGCGATCGAGGAAGATCAACTCGTTGACGGCAATGTCCCGCGTGGCGACCAGTCCCCGACCGTATCCCTCGAACACTGCAATGTCCCACGGTTGCTCGGGGGAGTAGAGTTTTTCGCCGAGAAACGCCACCAGGTCGGCTTTGAAGGCGGCAACCCGCTCCGGAGATGCTAGCGAGGCATCCGGCTGGACCGCTTCTTCCGTGACCGTGGCCATTGTTGCGCCTAACTGTTCCGGTTGAGCTCAGCTGGCAGACTGACGGTGGCCGCCACcgctcatcgtcgtcgtcgtcggccggGGCACTAAGCTAGTGTCGTCGTCACTTGTACGAGACGCAGTCGCAGGTCGTCCGTCCGTTTTCATGTCTGCCACCGTACTGTGAGACGAGAGGGTTTTGTCGCCGTTCCGGAACCTCGGAGTCTCGGAGATTTTTGCGAAACCCGTGAGCAAGAGAGCGAGGTTATGTTGTTGGCGCGCGTGTGTGTCGCAAATCCTTCACACACAGCAGGCGGTGGAGAGGAGAGAGTGTCGCGACGTTTCAACAACCAGAAACACCAGCTTCAACAGGCATCCCGACAGCATTTTTTCAGCTGGTAAACACAAATTGtgcgcacaaacacacacccgTTTGCCACCACCGCCAACTTTGACTGCCCCGCAGGGGGAAGAAAATCTCTCACACACTGACAGCACGCGACGAGGAGGAAAAATTTTGGCcaacctttttttctttttcttccttGCTGCTGCCTACTACGATGGACGACGGTGGTGATGACTTTTCGTTGTTTTCACTCAAACTCACACGTGACGGAAACGTCAAAGGTTGATGCTGCACGATTTCAAGGAACAGAAATTTTCACCACACACGCACAGCGTCACGCACTTTCCTTTCCTTCTGTGTCACCTCGGCAGCAGCATCCAGCAtccaacgtcgtcgtcgtcacaaaTGGCTCCGATAAGCACACACAGACACAGACGGTGTGCGTGCGACGTGGAGAGTGGCAAAAATCACAATGAGCGGCGGCTCTCTTCTATTGTCTCCCCCTTTCCTGTGTGCGGTGGTGATAAGACTGCACAAAGAGAGAAGAAGAACTGAGAGGGAGAGAGCGCGCAAAAAGTACCGTTACGGGAGGAGAAAATTATCAATGTGGTGCGAACCAACGATTTCTGTGAAAGCTAAAATTTTATTACGGCCACGAAAACTCAACTATCCTAGACGCTCACCCCCTTGGCAGAAAGCTTAGCCAGGACACTCACCACCGCAAGAGAGGGCTTTACCAAAGCTTGCCACTCGCAATGGAGCTCAGCTCAGTCGggttacttttcaaaattgtctcttctattacggacttcacaATCCTAGTACCAACCCAGAGTCGGTCTGACTTTTGTGAAAGTTCAACGCATTTGCGTCTCTTGCGAAGAAAGAGAGATTCCCGTGCCCTGCGGGATCCTAATCAGGACGGGTCAGGGTCCAAGCCCCGTCTCCACTCGGGCCTGGTGGGCAAAAGGGACCGCCCACCGGTGGGAAGCGACCGGAACGACGTTATCGCACTCACCTGAACCTTCCGTCCTGGCTGGACCAAACTGGATACTGGTCAGCTGCTCGACCAAGGACGACGATGGCATACGTCTGCCCTTGGGAGCCCTCGCGCTCAACGTCGACCACCGCAACGCCAGTCCTCCGGATCGCCTCCCCAACCCGGAACAGGTCCGGCGGAAGCGCTTGGCCGGGGGGTTTCGCCCTCAGCTGCACCACCACCTGGTCATCATCTCCCCACTCCGGCGAGCCCAATGACGGCGGTCGTTCCGCCCGTCTCGCTTCCCCGTCCGTTGCGGACACGGCTCGCAGCAATGGCCGCCCCAACGGTCGGGAACAGCGGCGTCCAACGCTGGCGCTGGGCGCCCTTACCTCCTCTTCCTCTTCCTCCACGTTTTCGGCCTCCCATGGCCAGCAACTCGAAGCACGCCTTTTTCTGCACTTGCACTACCACTAACCACGCTTGCGCAACTCTGTCCACGCCGCTAGCTGGAACGGCTTTTTTTGCCGTTGCCGCTTGGCTCCACCAGGAGCGGCTTCTACTCCTCGGCCACGGTGGAGGTCGACACGGCCGCCGGGACAGACAGTCCCTCGACCAGCGTGCCAACCACACCGATCAGCCGATGCACGGCGCTCCATCATGCGGTTGGCCAGTCCGACGAGAGCGCCATCGCTGCCGGAGTCTAGGTAGGTAGACGGCTTGAAGAACAAATAATTTCTCGATCGCTCTAGGTGCTTGAAGTTTATCACGTCCGCAGTCGGGATGCCAATGCCAATGAAATTTTTTCTAATCGCAATCTTGGAACAATATCGCGGTGTCGGTTAATGTCGTAAAGAAAACATGCTTCTAAGCAGTTGACGTTTTGGATCAATGGTTGCTGAGATTCAGTTGAAAAAGTTTGGCATGACATAAAATCTGGAAGTCGCAACCTAAATGATGTCCCATTTTTGGGGGTTTCCTTGAGGGTTGTGCGTCATTCACGAATGCCGTAGCTTTTACGTGGAAGGAAGAGGAGGAGTAAAACTGCCACgcaatttgtgaatgaccccgCACGAGTTGCCAAAAGTAAGCAATACGGTTTTTTTTGCCGCAAAAGCTTGCGTGACGACGCACCTTTCAAGTCAAGTGGGTGGAAGTGGAGCAACAGCGAAGGAAGCCGAACGTGAAATGAAATCAGCGAAAATCGAATAAATTTTGGCGGGGGAAGGCTGGTATAAAGCCATATAAAAATTAGTTATGATGGGGAGGACTTAATTCGTGACACGCACAGTTTGTGATATTTGCTTTCAGTTGAAAAACACAGATCGATTTGTTTGGAAaagatttttcattgttttttttttctttattttttctgcATTTGCATTTTCAATATATAtacttttcagtaatttttagTACTAGTTTATTTATCCGCTTAATTTTTCTTCTTGCTCACCTCAGAATCATttactttttatgattttttttcttcactttaTATTCCAGCAGTATATTCCTCTATTGTGTGTTCATCTTtcaatcaatctttttttttgtttgtttttatcattttgtgtTTGGTTTTGCTATGTTACAGTCCTGCTTGCTTGTCTTGCTGAATGTGAGTTGTTACGATTAATTAATTGTATCAtcatgttttgttgttgttcactTTACGCAGAGTTGCTTtcttagttatttttttcatttttcgtttatcacaaaattattttatcGCATATTTCTCTTTTTACATACGCTAGTTGTTTACTTCTTTACATTTTGCTGCTTGGTCACTTTTTCCTTTTGCTGGAAGCAACACGAGAAAGTGGGATAGAACAAGTCAGGGcttactttgtttttttttttacgtttgaaGAGTGTGCCGAAtgtgttttgttaattttgtggAATTTAGATTTACTTTGCTAAACATTCTATcttgttttttatttacttcaactTTATCTACAGAAGCCGCGCGGCGCTCAATGTTttctctccatacaaaaaagtacgTTTCTACGACGATTCTCATATTCTACTGTGTCCTAGCtaactttttcttatttttcagggttaaattttgttttagggTTTCTCTTTCTACacatttctctctctctctttacaCTCAAATACGAGACCTCTGGTCTATCTACAAAAGTGACACACCAGGTGCTGCTGCTTtgcatatttatttatttttcatatttttttttttttactttttgttcaCTTAACAATTTGGTGGAAGGACGACAACCTGACCCTGAAGAAGGAATTTAGAGACGGTCCTCACtcctagattttttaaaaaagaaaagaaaaatgctTGACTTGTTGTTGCTCTGTTTTAGCTTCATTGTtcagtttgttgttgttgctttaaAGTAGATcgtgttaatgtttttttt
Encoded here:
- the LOC6052350 gene encoding SET domain-containing protein SmydA-8, with amino-acid sequence MATVTEEAVQPDASLASPERVAAFKADLVAFLGEKLYSPEQPWDIAVFEGYGRGLVATRDIAVNELIFLDRPILVGPRVNNYDVIFCASCCRIQKRLTLCSGGCRLPICADCDRSAAPETPHTAECTVITSWQPKDQKRYCKTILYALTSIRAMLLNDLESRIVFNMEGHAPRKDMITEIDRLLKDQIFANLPEGSANLTFLRRIVNVLNTNAFETFRIVQDEENNDHEIILRGLYILGALMNHHCLANVRYVFDENQVMWCHASRPIRKGEQIFNNYSKVLWGTQHRIIHLWFSKHFLCECERCRDVTELGTYLGALKCVRERCPNGRLVSLNPLKIASAWQCDKCGLQMGNLKVTKIQEIAGRMVLNNAIKRDEAGILEYLNDHVSRFLLPCNQFTVELKLQAIRKIQGEACLEHLVEKERFCREILTILEQLKYGECFVKGVLAYELFKVRMTIAQRRDEQGCFPDEPALDNLRTAWTILQHSGNRPRDLDQLAQCYGCNV